From a region of the Leishmania major strain Friedlin complete genome, chromosome 32 genome:
- the LPG1G gene encoding putative GIPL galf transferase, whose amino-acid sequence MRKSTSVYTLRSHRCFITLRAVIPILIFICLCGAVGTIFLTSSHQSALGWTREPTTSAPSGELTTTEPGEPRRSMTPTSAITTSAPATATTAEQTPLPPEQTSMFDAPGTPTPAVSAASARATGAQDSSTLMEGAKTETTKQNLAMKGLDRWMKMQLPADWMECIRQNLQLDKHGQPMHAVTEMKDAIPLLITPLTGDVKFFPYFVCSMDVAVRYHYVIQNERDPDTTAVIDDLQRRFGNSGRLLVVRNRYNRGYSGSMNQAFEWALKERTAEEVPWVFACGVDAIFEPGLLAKMIEVVQQNTRGDAAMLAALRAEVELEERLVREGNYSYYERWAPRGRPLKVLRSGYPGVPLNVRTAPLLPDRIRYTVADENRESGIVRPAELRTRFFGNYVATVTPVPDALGTIAVTRLALSAVGYFDENYFPAYMDDIDLRWRHFAYGFGALHGERNGPVTRWHHYNAANLRGSPFVDPDLEKYGTEDNYSRRAFLSYIRRSKGIYDKLKYGPRDMDGVWRQAAQKAEFKYSSFNVSHYPADTWVLDEDARGCMFHHTYNYKTQNWSRPSDCSYNPRTLEESGILGVDQLASYRSMLAEKAFAYQ is encoded by the coding sequence ATGAGGAAAAGTACCTCCGTGTACACCCTCAGAAGCCACCGCTGCTTCATCACCTTGCGCGCGGTGATCCCGATTCTCATCTTTATTTGTTTGTGTGGCGCTGTGGGCACGATATTTCTAACCAGCTCCCATCAATCGGCGCTCGGATGGACAAGGGAGCCGACCACTTCAGCACCTAGTGGCGAACTGACCACTACCGAACCGGGTGAGCCGAGGCGGAGCATGACCCCGACATCGGCGATCACGACATCCGCGCCAgcgaccgccaccaccgctgagCAGACGCCACTACCACCTGAGCAGACAAGTATGTTTGACGCCCCAGGGACACCGACGCCTGCGGTGTCTGCCGCATCTGCGCGCGCTACTGGCGCTCAGGATAGCAGCACACTGATGGAGGGCGCGAAGACGGAGACGACGAAGCAGAACCTGGCAATGAAGGGTCTGGACCGGTGGATGAAGATGCAACTCCCTGCGGACTGGATGGAGTGCATTCGGCAGAACCTGCAACTCGACAAGCACGGGCAGCCGATGCACGCGGTGACGGAGATGAAGGACGCTATCCCGCTGCTGATCACGCCGCTGACTGGCGACGTAAAGTTCTTCCCGTACTTCGTGTGCTCGATGGACGTTGCTGTGCGGTACCATTACGTGATCCAGAACGAGCGGGACCCGGATACGACTGCGGTCATCGACGActtgcagcgccgcttcggcAACAGCGGGCGCTTGCTTGTTGTGCGCAACCGGTACAACCGCGGGTACTCCGGGAGTATGAACCAGGCCTTCGAGTGGGCACTGAAAGAGCGgacagcggaggaggtgccgtgGGTGTTTGCTTGCGGCGTGGACGCGATCTTCGAGCCCGGGCTGCTTGCGAAGATGATCGAGGTTGTGCAGCAAAACACCCGCGGCGATGCTGCGATGCtagccgcgctgcgcgcggaggtggagctAGAGGAGCGGCTTGTGCGCGAGGGTAACTACTCCTACTACGAGCGATGGGCGCCGCGTGGGCGTCCACTCAAGGTGCTACGGAGTGGCTATCCAGGCGTGCCGTTGAACGTGCGgactgcgccgctgctgccagaCCGCATTCGGTACACAGTTGCGGATGAGAACCGCGAGAGCGGGATCGTCCGCCCTGCGGAGTTGCGCACGCGGTTCTTCGGCAACTACGTGGCGACTGTGACTCCTGTCCCGGATGCCTTGGGCACCATTGCGGTGACGCGGCTGGCGCTGTCGGCTGTTGGGTACTTTGACGAGAACTACTTCCCCGCGTATATGGACGACATCGACCTACGATGGCGGCACTTCGCGTATGGCTTTGGCGCACTGCATGGCGAGCGCAACGGCCCCGTGACTCGCTGGCACCACTACAACGCTGCAAACCTTCGCGGCAGCCCATTTGTGGATCCGGACCTGGAGAAGTATGGCACAGAGGACAACtacagccgccgcgccttcCTCAGCTATATCCGACGCTCTAAGGGCATATACGACAAGCTCAAGTACGGTCCGCGTGACATGGACGGTGTATGGCGTCAGGCTGCGCAGAAGGCCGAGTTCAAGTACTCGTCCTTCAATGTGTCCCACTACCCTGCCGACACATGGGTGCTTGATGAGGATGCGCGCGGATGCATGTTTCACCACACGTACAACTACAAGACACAGAACTGGAGTAGGCCGAGCGACTGCTCCTACAATCCGCggacgctggaggagagcgGCATCCTTGGCGTGGACCAGCTAGCGAGCTACAGGTCAATGCTTGCGGAGAAAGCGTTTGCTTACCAatga